The Nocardioides sp. S5 genome includes a window with the following:
- the metF gene encoding methylenetetrahydrofolate reductase [NAD(P)H], giving the protein MSDGRGLSMRDLLARGERSFSFEFFPPKDEAGEEQLWQAITDLEPYGPTFVSVTYGAGGTTRDRTVAITERIARETSMLPVAHLTCVGHTVEELTTILDDLSRAGVHHVMALRGDPPSGPGSPWTPTEGGLTYANELVALIRERADMRIGVAAFPEGHVDAVDLETDARVLKAKHDAGAEFAVTDMVLRASDYVGLVERARAVGADLPIIPGIMPILNLRSMQRMVEFSRRQLPAEITSRLEPLADEPERLRAEGIAIATELCRDLLEAGAPGLHFYTLNRSKATREIFANLRITV; this is encoded by the coding sequence ATGAGCGACGGACGGGGCCTGAGCATGCGCGACCTGCTCGCGCGCGGCGAGCGGTCCTTCTCCTTCGAGTTCTTCCCGCCGAAGGACGAGGCCGGCGAGGAGCAGCTGTGGCAGGCCATCACCGACCTGGAGCCCTACGGTCCGACCTTCGTCTCGGTGACCTACGGCGCCGGCGGCACCACGCGCGACCGCACCGTCGCCATCACCGAGCGCATCGCCCGCGAGACCAGCATGCTGCCGGTCGCGCACCTGACCTGCGTCGGCCACACGGTCGAGGAGCTCACCACGATCCTCGACGACCTCAGCCGGGCCGGCGTGCACCACGTGATGGCGCTGCGTGGTGACCCGCCGAGCGGTCCCGGGAGCCCCTGGACGCCGACCGAGGGCGGACTGACCTACGCCAACGAGCTGGTCGCGCTGATCCGCGAGCGGGCCGACATGCGCATCGGCGTCGCGGCCTTCCCCGAGGGCCACGTCGACGCGGTGGACCTCGAGACCGACGCGCGCGTGCTGAAGGCCAAGCACGACGCCGGTGCCGAGTTCGCCGTGACCGACATGGTGCTGCGCGCCTCCGACTACGTCGGCCTGGTCGAGCGGGCGCGGGCGGTGGGGGCCGACCTGCCGATCATCCCGGGCATCATGCCGATCCTGAACCTGCGCTCGATGCAGCGGATGGTCGAGTTCTCGCGCCGCCAGCTTCCCGCGGAGATCACCTCCCGGCTCGAGCCCCTCGCGGACGAGCCCGAGCGCCTGCGGGCGGAGGGCATCGCGATCGCGACCGAGCTGTGCCGCGACCTGCTCGAGGCGGGCGCCCCGGGTCTGCACTTCTACACCCTCAACCGCTCGAAGGCGACGCGCGAGATCTTCGCCAACCTGCGCATCACCGTGTGA
- a CDS encoding glycoside hydrolase family 16 protein: MHPLRSALAAALVGMLALALSPVVAPASADHYDGAPGPVHAGNTFGWYQHGVFRQEFIGPKPAFWKKKGRGVVRTQNGMLTLMSTRRGSVSATLDLKGHTYGRWEIRMRARTMSKVKGGKPFKVVTELVPGGTRDQHCGGRDIGLENFTLGTNTVKSYVHTLPSSSYRGFLGRHLRNDRWHTYGVEVAKDHVSWFVDGHVINTERRADALDPVPRQLKFELRAQGGKKMDPARMQMDWMRYWSMRAPNEKSIKAPQLELSTFNGAC; the protein is encoded by the coding sequence ATGCACCCCCTCCGATCTGCCCTCGCCGCAGCCCTCGTGGGCATGCTCGCCCTGGCACTCTCCCCCGTCGTCGCCCCCGCCTCGGCCGACCACTACGACGGCGCCCCCGGACCGGTCCACGCCGGCAACACCTTCGGCTGGTACCAGCACGGCGTGTTCCGCCAGGAGTTCATCGGGCCCAAGCCGGCCTTCTGGAAGAAGAAGGGCCGCGGGGTCGTCCGCACCCAGAACGGCATGCTCACGCTGATGAGCACCCGGCGCGGCAGCGTGTCCGCCACGCTCGACCTCAAGGGCCACACCTACGGCCGCTGGGAGATCCGGATGCGGGCCCGCACCATGTCGAAGGTCAAGGGCGGCAAGCCCTTCAAGGTCGTCACCGAGCTCGTCCCCGGCGGCACCCGCGACCAGCACTGCGGCGGACGCGACATCGGCCTCGAGAATTTCACCCTCGGCACTAACACCGTGAAGTCCTACGTCCACACCCTGCCGAGCAGCTCCTACCGCGGCTTCCTCGGCCGCCACCTGCGCAACGACCGCTGGCACACCTACGGAGTCGAGGTCGCGAAGGACCACGTCTCCTGGTTCGTCGACGGACACGTCATCAACACCGAGCGCCGCGCCGACGCGCTGGACCCGGTGCCGCGGCAGCTGAAGTTCGAGCTGCGCGCGCAGGGCGGCAAGAAGATGGACCCGGCCCGGATGCAGATGGACTGGATGCGTTACTGGTCGATGCGCGCGCCCAACGAGAAGTCGATCAAGGCCCCGCAGCTCGAGCTCAGCACCTTCAACGGCGCCTGCTGA
- a CDS encoding polyprenyl synthetase family protein: MTTWDPAPFRDQVQQVLDAFLDRRAAELAPLGPDAGRLIDEARTAVRGGKRFRAAFCHWGYRAVRPDVTDDAALARACASLEVLHASALVHDDLMDASDTRRGRPATHRAFEGEHRAAGWRGSPEQYGAAAAILLGDLLLGWSGDLLRGSGFAADDVASGMALLELCRTEVIAGQFLDVSVQARGHADVDTAMTVLRYKSAKYSIERPLHIGAGLAGATDAQLEQLGRFGLPLGEAFQLRDDVLGVFGDPAETGKPAGDDLVEGKRTVLVALALDAAPPAAARRLDAALGTPLDAADVEELRAIIEDSGARAQVEAVIGSLADHAVETLHAAEIDGGARVVLTELAAAATQRTV; the protein is encoded by the coding sequence GTGACGACCTGGGACCCCGCACCCTTCCGCGACCAGGTCCAGCAGGTGCTGGATGCCTTCCTCGACCGCCGCGCCGCCGAGCTCGCGCCGCTGGGCCCCGACGCCGGTCGCCTGATCGACGAGGCGCGTACGGCGGTGCGCGGCGGCAAGCGGTTCCGTGCCGCCTTCTGCCACTGGGGCTACCGCGCGGTGCGGCCGGACGTCACCGACGACGCTGCGCTGGCCCGCGCGTGCGCGTCGCTGGAGGTGCTGCACGCGAGTGCGCTGGTCCACGACGACCTGATGGACGCCTCCGACACGCGGCGCGGCCGTCCGGCCACGCACCGCGCCTTCGAGGGCGAGCACCGCGCGGCCGGCTGGCGAGGGAGTCCGGAGCAGTACGGCGCCGCTGCCGCGATCCTGCTCGGCGATCTGCTGCTCGGCTGGTCCGGCGACCTGCTGCGGGGCTCCGGCTTCGCCGCCGACGACGTCGCCTCCGGCATGGCGCTCCTCGAGCTCTGCCGCACCGAGGTGATCGCCGGGCAGTTCCTCGACGTCTCGGTCCAGGCCCGCGGCCACGCCGACGTCGACACGGCGATGACCGTGCTGCGCTACAAGTCCGCGAAGTACAGCATCGAGCGGCCGCTCCACATCGGTGCCGGTCTCGCCGGCGCCACCGACGCGCAGCTCGAGCAGCTGGGCCGCTTCGGCCTGCCGCTCGGCGAGGCCTTCCAGCTGCGCGACGACGTGCTCGGTGTCTTCGGCGACCCGGCGGAGACCGGCAAGCCGGCCGGCGACGACCTGGTGGAGGGCAAGCGCACCGTGCTCGTCGCGCTCGCCCTCGACGCCGCTCCCCCGGCGGCCGCCCGGCGCCTCGACGCCGCGCTCGGCACCCCGCTCGACGCGGCCGACGTCGAGGAGCTGCGCGCGATCATCGAGGACTCCGGCGCCCGCGCGCAGGTCGAGGCGGTGATCGGCTCGTTGGCCGACCATGCCGTCGAGACGTTGCACGCGGCCGAGATCGACGGCGGTGCCCGCGTGGTGCTCACCGAGCTCGCGGCCGCAGCGACCCAGCGCACCGTCTGA
- a CDS encoding ribonuclease domain-containing protein — translation MPASAARQRYRWVVLLAAAVILLVSMFIPADRDGTDPSAGSGTSDAPSELLPQLDEAVSDAPTTFPSTGSASGLPLVGLSDLPPEAARTVELIETGGPFPEPEHDGGVFGNREELLPDRPRGYYREYTVPTPGSYDRGARRIVAGSPGEYYWTDDHYSSFARVDVDS, via the coding sequence ATGCCGGCCTCGGCCGCACGGCAGCGCTACCGGTGGGTGGTGCTGCTCGCCGCGGCCGTGATCCTGCTGGTCTCGATGTTCATCCCGGCCGACCGGGACGGCACCGACCCCAGCGCCGGCAGCGGGACCAGCGACGCGCCGTCAGAGCTGTTGCCGCAGCTGGACGAGGCGGTCTCCGACGCCCCGACCACCTTCCCGTCCACCGGCTCGGCGAGCGGCCTCCCGCTCGTCGGGCTCTCCGACCTCCCGCCGGAGGCCGCCCGGACGGTCGAGCTGATCGAAACCGGCGGGCCGTTCCCCGAGCCCGAGCACGACGGCGGGGTGTTCGGCAACCGCGAAGAGCTCCTGCCCGACCGACCCCGCGGCTACTACCGCGAGTACACCGTGCCGACGCCCGGCTCGTACGACCGTGGCGCGCGCCGCATCGTGGCCGGCTCGCCCGGCGAGTACTACTGGACCGACGACCACTACAGCTCCTTCGCCCGCGTGGACGTGGACTCGTGA
- a CDS encoding Rv2175c family DNA-binding protein: MSERSEPATPGTSDVPLAERDLAALVTEWLDWGQVAALLGVTPAKVRTMIREHELAAAVPRPGAGPCVPADFFQDGLIVKGLPGLLTLLHDHRFDDRECIAWLFTDDDLPGRPIDALRENRGSEVKRRAQVLEY; this comes from the coding sequence ATGAGCGAGCGCAGTGAGCCGGCCACCCCCGGCACGAGTGACGTCCCCCTCGCCGAGCGTGACCTCGCCGCCCTCGTCACCGAGTGGCTGGACTGGGGCCAGGTGGCGGCCCTGCTGGGCGTGACGCCGGCCAAGGTCCGCACGATGATCCGCGAGCACGAGCTCGCCGCCGCCGTACCCAGGCCGGGTGCGGGCCCGTGCGTGCCGGCCGACTTCTTCCAGGACGGGCTGATCGTGAAGGGCCTGCCCGGCCTCCTCACGCTGCTGCACGACCACCGCTTCGACGACCGCGAGTGCATCGCGTGGCTCTTCACCGACGACGACCTCCCGGGGCGCCCGATCGACGCGCTGCGTGAGAACCGCGGCAGCGAGGTCAAGCGGCGCGCGCAGGTGCTGGAGTACTGA
- a CDS encoding transglycosylase SLT domain-containing protein, whose protein sequence is MPRADHPRHPHPRHDRARARALATAVGVLAASLATVLSAAPAHAEHERLPADRTLRSHVVQPGDTASGLAVRFHAWTAEIVSHNHLDGGGSLRVGDRIEIPVVGRTGDGNNGDGRDGGRATSMWQHPDADREKVRRVVAGAARRHGVDPQLALAVSWQESGWQMGVVSSANAIGAMQVLPSTARWMEQYAGRSLRLRKLGDNAQAGVLLLKVLSAHTQRRTHKIGAYYQGLGAVQRHGLYDETRTYVDNVEAIKRRLEDGRPPS, encoded by the coding sequence GTGCCCCGAGCAGACCACCCCCGACATCCCCACCCCCGACACGACCGAGCTCGAGCCCGCGCGCTCGCCACCGCGGTCGGCGTCCTCGCCGCCTCGCTCGCGACGGTGCTGAGCGCGGCACCCGCCCATGCCGAGCACGAGCGGCTGCCCGCCGACCGGACCCTGCGGTCCCACGTCGTCCAGCCCGGCGACACCGCGTCGGGCCTCGCCGTGCGCTTCCACGCGTGGACGGCCGAGATCGTCTCCCACAACCACCTCGACGGCGGCGGTTCGCTGCGCGTCGGCGACCGGATCGAGATCCCCGTGGTCGGGCGCACCGGCGACGGAAACAACGGCGACGGTCGCGACGGCGGGCGTGCCACCTCGATGTGGCAGCACCCCGACGCGGACCGGGAGAAGGTCCGGCGGGTGGTCGCGGGAGCCGCGCGCCGCCACGGCGTCGACCCCCAGCTCGCCCTGGCCGTGTCGTGGCAGGAGTCCGGCTGGCAGATGGGCGTGGTCTCCAGCGCCAACGCCATCGGCGCCATGCAGGTCCTGCCGTCGACCGCGCGGTGGATGGAGCAGTACGCCGGACGCTCGCTGCGGCTGCGCAAGCTCGGCGACAACGCACAGGCCGGCGTGCTGCTGCTCAAGGTGCTGTCGGCGCACACACAGCGGCGTACGCACAAGATCGGCGCCTACTACCAGGGCCTCGGCGCGGTGCAGCGCCACGGGCTCTACGACGAGACCCGCACCTACGTCGACAACGTGGAGGCCATCAAGCGCCGCCTCGAGGACGGCCGCCCGCCGTCCTGA
- a CDS encoding barstar family protein, whose amino-acid sequence MSGLAAVLAGREAPGIHTWHGAFDAADVRHSVEHAGWGFAHVDGWTRGDTKAGFLDAVGDALDFPAHYGRNFDALADCLHDIGAGRDGVVLLWDGWATLARADERAFSIALSVLGSRVNDDRGVPFAVLLRGEGPVLPGITSLD is encoded by the coding sequence GTGAGCGGGCTCGCCGCGGTGCTGGCCGGGCGCGAGGCCCCCGGCATCCACACGTGGCACGGCGCCTTCGACGCCGCCGACGTACGCCACAGCGTCGAGCACGCCGGGTGGGGCTTCGCCCACGTCGACGGCTGGACCCGGGGGGACACCAAGGCAGGCTTCCTCGACGCCGTCGGGGATGCCCTCGACTTCCCCGCGCACTACGGCCGGAACTTCGACGCCCTCGCCGACTGCCTGCACGACATCGGCGCCGGGCGCGACGGGGTCGTCCTGCTCTGGGACGGGTGGGCCACCCTCGCCCGCGCCGACGAGCGGGCGTTCAGCATCGCCCTCAGCGTCCTCGGCTCCCGGGTCAACGACGACCGGGGTGTGCCGTTCGCGGTGCTGCTGCGCGGCGAGGGCCCGGTGCTCCCCGGGATCACGAGCCTCGACTGA